In Syntrophobacterales bacterium, a genomic segment contains:
- the cas2 gene encoding CRISPR-associated endonuclease Cas2: MDMIVAYDIADPKRLARIAKIMKDYGIRVQKSIFEVTARGGVFEQMRRRVEAVIVPAKDGVKYFPLCEKCAGKVEIIGQGIFIDPDQEFYIY, encoded by the coding sequence ATGGACATGATCGTCGCTTACGACATTGCCGACCCGAAGCGCTTGGCCCGGATCGCGAAAATCATGAAGGATTACGGCATTCGGGTGCAGAAGTCCATCTTCGAGGTGACCGCGCGGGGTGGGGTGTTCGAGCAGATGCGTCGCCGGGTCGAGGCGGTCATCGTCCCTGCAAAGGACGGCGTGAAATATTTCCCGCTCTGCGAAAAATGCGCGGGAAAAGTCGAGATCATCGGCCAGGGGATATTTATCGATCCCGACCAGGAATTTTACATTTATTGA
- the cas6 gene encoding CRISPR system precrRNA processing endoribonuclease RAMP protein Cas6 — MLYGRYTFSLAFTDDAILPEYKGSTFRGIFGHSLKKVVCALKLQGCADCLLKEKCVYFRIFELPAGDLTADRAPSDDTHFASKNRIAAPPHPYVIEPPDESRTKYAGGEEINFTLLLFGQANEDLPYFIYAFREMGSIGVGKAVNGKRASFDLKRVAAGERVIYESGGKMIHAGPFAEELSVGAPTPASKITLRLATPLRLKFENNLKAELPFHVLVRAMLRRISSLENSHGAWEPPLDYRGLVARAQLVATESSPVKWFDWKRYSNRQDQAMLMGGMSGDVCYSGDLSEFIPLIRFCEKTHLGKQTTFGLGKIALLPFVEGAL, encoded by the coding sequence ATGCTGTACGGCCGTTATACCTTTTCTCTTGCCTTCACCGACGACGCGATCCTGCCTGAATACAAGGGCTCGACCTTTCGCGGGATCTTCGGCCATTCCCTGAAAAAGGTGGTCTGCGCACTGAAACTCCAGGGGTGCGCTGATTGCCTGCTAAAAGAAAAATGCGTGTATTTCAGAATATTTGAATTGCCAGCGGGGGATCTTACTGCGGATCGAGCCCCTTCCGATGACACACATTTTGCGTCAAAGAACCGCATCGCGGCCCCTCCCCATCCCTACGTTATCGAGCCGCCCGACGAATCCCGCACAAAATACGCCGGAGGCGAAGAGATCAATTTCACGCTGCTGCTGTTCGGACAGGCCAACGAGGATCTGCCTTATTTCATCTACGCCTTTCGGGAAATGGGCTCAATCGGGGTGGGCAAAGCGGTGAACGGCAAGCGCGCCTCCTTCGACCTCAAACGGGTGGCCGCGGGGGAGCGGGTTATCTATGAAAGCGGGGGCAAAATGATCCACGCGGGCCCCTTCGCCGAGGAGCTGTCCGTGGGGGCGCCGACGCCCGCCTCAAAGATTACCCTGCGGCTCGCAACCCCGCTGCGGCTGAAATTTGAAAACAATCTCAAGGCGGAGCTGCCGTTTCATGTTCTGGTGAGAGCGATGCTCCGCCGGATCTCGTCGCTGGAAAATTCCCACGGCGCGTGGGAACCTCCCCTCGATTACCGGGGCTTAGTGGCGAGGGCGCAGCTTGTCGCAACGGAATCGTCTCCTGTCAAGTGGTTCGACTGGAAACGCTACTCCAACCGTCAGGATCAGGCGATGCTGATGGGGGGAATGAGCGGGGATGTTTGCTATTCCGGAGACCTTTCCGAATTCATTCCGCTGATCCGTTTCTGCGAAAAGACCCATCTGGGAAAGCAGACAACCTTTGGCTTGGGAAAGATCGCGCTGCTGCCTTTCGTAGAGGGGGCTCTATGA